Below is a window of Acidobacteriota bacterium DNA.
AACCGACGGTGGATTCGAGCGAGCGCGTGATTTTGTCGAGCAGGCGTTTGGCGATTTCCGGGCCGAACGATTTGACCAGCAAACGCTTGGCGTAATCTATGCCGCCATTCACGACGAAGGTGCGCGCCAACATCAGTTGATAGAACTCTTCGATGACGTCGTCGGCCATTTCGGAGGTGACGCGCGCCAACGAAGCGAGTTCTTTGGTGATGCTTTGCACCTCCTCTTCATCGAGGTGTTTGAAGATGGCGCTGGCCACATCGTCGCCGATGGCCATGCACAGAATGGCAGCCTTGCGCGCGCCGCTCAGATTTCCCAGGATGTGAGAAGGGCCGCTCCGCTCGAGCGCGCCGAAGATGCCATCATGGGCAGAGTTGTTTGCTGAATACGCTTCCGGCATTGCGATAGACCTCTTTTGATGTTACGTGACGAATCTATAGCTTTGAGGTTTGACGATTTTGCAGCGCCGGAGGCGCTGCAAAATCGTCAGACGGCAAGCCTCCCTTTCGAGTGCGTAACATCAGTTATGGTTTTTTCTCTTCCAGCCAGCCCCGCACCGTGCGCGCCAACATTTCAGGATCGCGCGCGCCCATTTCGATCAATTGATTCTTGATCGCTTGCGTGCGCTTCAATTCGGGCACGTTTGAATCGAGTTCGCGCGCAATCTCGGCTTCCAGCTCGGCCACGGTGCGCGGCGTGGTGACGGTGATCGCTTCTTGGACGGATGTTTGATTGGCCGTCATGTGATCTTCCCCTGCGGCGGGCAGCGCGGGTGGTTCGCCCGTGCCTTCGGCCAGCGCTTTCGTTTCGGCAGCAGTAATGGCTTCGGCCACGGTCAAGGCCGCCTCTTCCGAAGAGGGCGGCAACAGTTTCTGTTCGGGTGGCGGCAGCAACGCCTTTTGAATGGCCTGTTGCGCCGGGCGCAACACCAGGAAGCCCAGCAGCAAGGCGACGAGCAACAGCGAACTGTATTTGACGACGTTGGGCAGCAAGAAGCTGTAGCGCTCCATAAACGTGGGATTGACGGGCGCGGGTTGATCGAACGAGATGTTTTTGACGGCGATTTGATCGCCGCGTTCGGTGTTGATGCCGACAGCGGCGGCCACCAGTTCTTGCAGCTTTTTCAACTCTTCCTCGGGGCGCGGCGCGGGCTTGCCATTGACGAGGGGATTGTCCACCACGACCGAAACCGAGAGCCGTTGCAAACGTCCGCCGCCATCCACGGTGCGCGTGACGGTCTTGTCAATTTCGTAATTGGTATTGGCGGCACTGCGCTGATCGCCTGACAGCGGCGCGGGCGCGGGCGTAGCTTGCAGTGTCGGCGCCGTTGCGGTTGCTACTGCCGGCGTCGGTGTCGGAGTTGCTGCCGTTACTGTCGCCGGTGTTGTTGTCGGATCATTGGCCCTGACACCGACGATGCCGCCGTTGGTCGCTAACTTGCTATTGCGCG
It encodes the following:
- the fliF gene encoding flagellar M-ring protein FliF is translated as MANPLTQLKEVWQRLTLVQRATLGLAAVATLGLLGALIYFGTESEYGLLFSELKTNDAQAILEKLKTANVPYKLSNGGTAISVPQERVPELRVQMAADGALSGGHVGFDIFDKNSFGATDFAQRVNYQRALEGELARTLEGMDELESARVHITPARESIFTEKAEKAKASVVLRVRRSRELARERALAITHLVASAIEGLEASDVSVMDSQGRVLAAPKRDKAGWADNADEFNSHLEARQRLEANTAARVIALLEPVIGQGRVRAEVSADLDFSQVEQTAEKYDPKSAVIRNQQTSQETRNSKLATNGGIVGVRANDPTTTPATVTAATPTPTPAVATATAPTLQATPAPAPLSGDQRSAANTNYEIDKTVTRTVDGGGRLQRLSVSVVVDNPLVNGKPAPRPEEELKKLQELVAAAVGINTERGDQIAVKNISFDQPAPVNPTFMERYSFLLPNVVKYSSLLLVALLLGFLVLRPAQQAIQKALLPPPEQKLLPPSSEEAALTVAEAITAAETKALAEGTGEPPALPAAGEDHMTANQTSVQEAITVTTPRTVAELEAEIARELDSNVPELKRTQAIKNQLIEMGARDPEMLARTVRGWLEEKKP